The DNA sequence AAAGGGAAAGCAGACTATAGCCCACCATATCCTCTGGCCCACTGGCCACAGGGACCCTTGTGGAGGTGGACAGCAGCCATAATCAGCCACCTGGGGCTATCTCAGGCTCCCCTCATTCAACCAGCacctctttttgttcttttttccagcAAAATATGCAAAGTGTGACCAGTGTGGAAATCCAAAGGTGAGCTGGTCTTTCTGGTGGCCTGCTGCCCAGACATGAGTGGGTAGGGTGGTCCCCACTGACACTTAAAAGGTTCCCTATTGCTGCTTGGAGTTTGGCACGGCATAGCCTGAGGATAGCCCCTCACCTTCTGTCCAGTCCTCCCAAAGACACCTTTCTCACCACCTGCCCGGGCCCAGAGTGGGACTTAGTCCAGAGTAGGCTAAGGAGGGGGACCTGGCCTGGGAGGTAGTCACTTCCTGTGTTATAATTCCCGGGCCACTGGGCACCTTGGCATAGTTTCCAGATGGCCAACACGGGCCCTGGAAAGGGTTGTCAACCTAAAGCCCACTAGCTTTCCTGTCCCCAGGGTAACAGGTGTGTGTTCAACCTGTGCCGTGGCTGCTGCAAGAAGCGGGCCTTCAGAGAGACAGCAGATTGCCCAGGTGAGAGGGCGCCTGCTGCCATCAGCTTCTATACTTCCATCAGCAGTGGGACCTGACTTCCTGATCCCCGTTCTCCTTTTGCCTTTTCCCAGGTCACGGGTTGCTTTTTAAAACCAAATTGGAGAAGTCTCTGGCTTGGAAAGGGACCCAGCCTGGACTCCAGGAGCCTCAACAGGTGGGGCCTGGAGCACCAGGTAGCTTCTCTGAAGTCATGGGCAGTGCCCTGGCCTGAGGGGCCGGCAGGAACGACCCCCACCCCAGGACTGCTGCTTTAGCCTGGACACTTCTCATTTAGGGAAATGCCTTTACTCAGGGAATCTGCTGCTGTCTGACATAGAAGGACATGCTGACGTCCTCTGGCTCACACAGGCCTAGCAATGCTGCACCAGGGGCAGGCCCAGGCTGGACCTGCCCTGTCCTCATATCTTGTTTTCAAAAGTGAACAATAAATCATTTCAAAGGTATGCACACAGAGCCTGTGATTATGACTCCCTAGTCCCATACCTAGGTAGACCGTGAGCCAGGAGGCAGCTCCCCTGGCTGGCTGAGAGGATATAGTCAGAGTCAGTGGGGACAATGGGGCCAGGGAATCAAGTCTGAATGAAGGCAAAGCACAAAACAGTAAGTGTCCAGAGTATTCAGGGGACATGGCAGCTAAAGGGGGCCCTGATCCAAGGAGACAGCTCTCAAGAAGCCAAAAGTGAGCCAGACACTATTCAAGTCTCCACCAGCAGGAAGGAGCACGGCCAAGGGCAACGACCAGTCTGCTCTTTAATGGACCCATGCAGTCAATGACACCTGCAGCCAGGACTGCACACAGATGGCAGGGATTGGGAGGTCTCTACCTGGGCACTACACACAAGTCTATTTCCTAGGAACAAGCCCACGGGTTCAGGCGTGAATGGCCACAGCAAGCAGCCTGCCTGCCTCCCCAGGCCCCAGCACAGGGTGCCGCAGCATGGAGGGCCACGTGGAAACCTAGGTGGGAGTCAAAGGGGTCGCACCCAGTGGCCCCCAAGTGGCACTGAGCCTTCTCTCTGGAGATGAGCAGGAGGAGGCCCAGGTGCTGTATCTGCTGGGGCAGGGAAGGGTGTGCAGACCATCCTGGAGGCTGGTGGACCACTTCTCACATGTTGGTGCTCATCCGGGACTGGCTGTTGGCTGGAGTCAGCTCCCCCTGGCTCCCTTCTCTGGGAGGGGACTGTGGTGAACAGGGAGAAGCTCAGCCAGGGGCTGTGCAGGTGCTGCCTGCTCCCTGGCAGCCCAGGCTGCTCACCTTGACATGGATCTGGTTACGCAGCACAGCCGCCCTCAAGATCATGGCCTTGGCACGGCGTTGGAACTCCTTGCCCATCAGCAGGGACTTCTCAAAGGTGGTACTACGCTGGTCCACATCCCGGGCATACAGGATCTAGAAAGGTGCAGGCTCAGTAGGCCTCAGCAGatcagcccccacccccacccccaccagccccacAGCCCTCTGGCCACCTTGCTGTGTGAATCGATGCGGGCGTTAATGAGTCCCTCCAGGATGAGCTGGGTCAACTCGTCCTCCAGGGCTGCCACTGTGGTATTGAAGGCTGCAGCCATCTTGTGCATGTCAGCTGACACATAGGGACTGAAATACTGTAAAGCAAAGGCGACACTAGCTGCTTGCCAATTCTAGGGAGTCCATACCCAGCCCAGCCTCCACCCCAGCCCTTACCTGGATGAGAGCCCGGTTGCGAATCTGAGTGTACAGTGTTCTAACATGGGGTGCGAGGTACATATCCAAGAGCAGATTGTCCTGGGAGAAAAGAGCTGGTCGGGACTCTTCTGAGGCAGAAGCCCTGCCTGCCCTGCCTGCCCTGCCTCAACACAGCCATGCTGTTACCCCTCACCTTCATCTCGTCCAGCATCTTTAGACATGAGGCGTATTTAGACTCATAAAATTTGAAGATGATGTCTCGGACCTGTGGCTCCAGCTCCAGGAACAACTTGAAGGAGCTGCAGACACCAGAATGGTCAGCCCACTGCCTCCACCTGCCCTCTCTGCCCTCAAGGGAGAAGAGGGCCCAGGGCCCAGGCCCCAGGCAGGGGCAAAAAGCAGATGAAgcccaccacccccacccacctGCTGGAGATGACGTTTCGCTGCAGCTCCTGCCGGTCAAAGGTGGCCAAGGCACACAGGCCACCATAGACAGCCACATTGCTGGGGGACAGCAGCTGAGAAGCAAAAGAGGTGGGTCCAGAGACCTGGGTCATGGGGGTTCACTGGTGCATGGACCAGGGAGGAAGTCCGCTCCACTCAGGGGAAACCAACAAAGAGCCCAACCCAAGAACCTTCAGTGTTTCTCATGGCCCTGCACAGGCTCCTTTTGAGACCCAGGTGCCCTCACCTCAGGGAAGTCACAGTGATCAAATGAGGCCAGCAGGAAGCACTTTGCAGCCTGCTTATACTTGCGTGCAGCCAGCTCAGCCAAGCctagaggagggagagaaggaaatggaTGAGGACCACTGGCTGGAGGAAGCTGCTAGAGCCTAGGAGCCAGGGAGGACATGGCCATGGGTGGCTGCCACCTTGACCACTTCTGTTCTCAGTACTGCTTCTCAGCTGGGGAGCAGAAATTCTAGCTCTGAAATAGAAATATGTAAGAAATGCTAATCAGGTATCAAACACCAATCATCATGTTCTACCTGCCCTCCAAAAAGAGGAACAGGTCGTAGAGTAGAAATAACAGCCCCCCACAAACTGAGCACACTCCAAGTCAGGCGCCCAGGGAAGCCTGAAGTTGTTGTTATGATGCCTGCCTCCATGCTGGCCCCATCCCATGCCAGCTTCTCCACCTGGACCTAACAAGTGTCATCTACACTCATGGATGTAGTGCACAGCATCTGACAACGCCCTGACACTTGCTAGCACTGATGACTGTACGCAGGTGAGGCCCTGCCCTCTGGAATTGAGGACTTCAGGCACAACACATGGGATGGTTGGGAGCCTCACCTGCAGCACACTTGAGCTTGGTGAGAATGGCCTGGGTCTGGCTGTCCCGCTCTCCACGCTGCTGCAGGGGAAGGCCAGGCACATGAGAGGCCTCACCCCTACCCTCTTCATCCCCTGAACCCAATGCCCAGTCCCCAGCCCTATACTGAGATGGGACAAAAGGGGAATGGGGCTGGGGCAAGCTCCAGGGGCAGGTTCTTGGAGGAGGTAGGCCTTACCTCAGCAATCTCTGGGGTAGACTCAGCCTTGCTGACATAACTCAGCACATGAGACCAATTTTGCAAGTAGACACTGACCTGGCAGACAAGTAGAAAGGGCCAGACTGAGCCTGGGTTACCCCCCGTGTGCCCCCTGTGCCTGCCCATCTGCCACCCAGGCCACCTTGATGACGTTGAGGCACATGTTGATGACGTGCTTGGCGCTGGTACAGTAGTCTCGGGCCCGGGAGTAGCACTTAAGAGCGTTGCTGAGGTCCCCACAGTCCAGGTAGTGGTCACCCAAGTCATCGTGGCCGCGCCTGTGGGCCTGGCCGTGAGTGGACACTGGTGGGGGGGGCCAGTTGGGCCCAGCTGCCCGCCTCCCCTGCCCCGGGCAGGCCAGCACCTGATGCTTTCCTTGATGGAGTTGCCCTTGTAGTTCTTCAGGTCTGTGTCCAGTTTCTCCAGCTTCAGAAGAGCCTTCTTCCGCGTGGCCTCCACCCAGGCTGTGTCCAGAGGCGGAGGCTCCACACCACTCTCAGGGATGGCATCTGGCGCATTCTGCAACTCCCTGAGGGAGAATCTGGCTATCAGGATGGCAGTGATCACCAGGgcgagggaggtggggggaggacaTCACTGTGGCTGGCCCTCAGGAAGCCCCTGCTCCAACCCTGAGGGGCCCAATCTGTACCAGGGACACAGAGACAACTGCTGGCCCAGAAGCCCACAGCCAGTTAGGGAAGCTTCTGGGAGGGGACACCAACTCCTTGCAGAATCAGGAACTGCCCACACACGAGCAGAGGAAGTTGGGACATGGGCAATTAATTCAACCTGGAAAGTGAGCATAGGGCCTGCCACCACCTACCCCACCTGACTTCTGACCAGGGAAACCTGCTTCCTACCACATGTGGAGGTGCTGCTGTAAACACCATCACAGAGATAGGGGTACTAGGTACTGCAGGGGCGCAGGAAGACCCCTGCCCAGACAGCCCAGAGGGGACACACAATACTCAGCCCTGGACACCTATTTCCACCAAGCTCTGCCTTCTCATCAAGGCCTTACCTAGTGGCCTCAGAGAGCTTCCTGTGGATCTCCTCATACATGTCCACGTTGAAAGTCCTCTGAACAAAGGAAAGGGCCATCTTCAGAGCCTCCACCCGCAGTGGAGGGCAGTGGTCAGCAATGAACTGCAGGCGCTCAATGCGCATCAGGCCGCTGTAGCTGGCTGCATACTGCTCCAGATCCTGGccgagggggagagggagaatagaCAAGAGGGTCGCGCAAGGGTGCAAGGGCCCCACAGCCTAAGCCTGGGGCCAGTGAATCAGGGACAGGGATCTGATGGCCTTGGCCAGAATACCAATCTTTCACTTGTGCCCATGAGAGGCACTGGGCATGGGGCACTAGACTAAGAGACTGCTGAGGTAGACTGGAGGCCTCTGGAGTAGAACTCGGCACTGGGGGTGGAATTTGGACACTTACTAGGAAGCGGTGGACACTGGGGTGAGCAGGAGACAATGTTTAATGGGTTGGCCCCAAACAGCCCTGCCCTCACAGTGAGACTTAACAGGCAGGGCTGCTCCTCATGGGTGAGAAGTGGGTGCAAGGTCTCACACTTAAGCTAAAAACCTAAGTGGAGAATGGAAACCCTGAAGGTTCCTGGCTCCGACAAAAACATGATCAGAGAAGTCCTTGAGAAGCACCCGTCTTTCCAGAGTGTACGCTGTAGAGGGGAGTCTGGCATGGATACGCCCCCCACCCCTGCACAGGGCCCAGATGACCCAAGGTCTCCCCCACTGGGCTTCATACCAGGGTGGGGTTCTCCACCACGTAGTTGACATCAGGCGCATTCTGGGGATCTTCCTGGGGGTCCACATCAATCTGCATGGGCTCCACAGCGCCCTACAACACAGGCAGGGGACCTAGAGCTTGGGGTTGTCCAAGGAAAGTGGGAAAACCTCGTGTTCTATGGTCAGCTCTGATAAAGATTTTTCAAGGCACAACTGGATCACTCTTGCAGCTTGCTGTCCCCAAGTGTGCCACTCGCACCCAGGCTTCTGTGGCACCAATGAGAGAAGTGGCTCCTCGGGAGACCCTAGGGACTCACAAGAGCGGAAGCCTCTCGCCCAGCTGTTTCTGGGGGGGAAAGTAGACATCGGGAGGGCTCCTGGGTTTTCCCAGCCACCATCCTAGGGCAGTTTCCTCCAAGACACAGAGAAGAAACTGCCGCCGCCCTAACCCCAGGAGGGAAGAGGGCCGCCCACCCGTCCCGAGCAGCCGGGAAAATCACACTGGGGAGAAAGTCACGCccggggaagggggaagggggaaaggggaaagggaaggagtctTCTCGGGCGGCCCGGGGGTCTGGGCCGGTCGCAGGGGGAGCCGGCCGCTGTCTCTGGGCCAGGTCCGTGCGCGGTACCTCGGAGAGCAGCGTGCAGGCCGACAGGCTGGCGCTCAGGCTGCAGTCGCCGGCCGTGCCGGGCCGCAGGTCCGCCCTGCTGTGCGGAGAGCTGCGGCACAAGTCTAAGGCCGACGAGGAGGCCGAGCTGGGCGCCGGGCTGCCCCGCATCCTGACCCGACGCACCCTGGCCGCGGGCAGCCGGACGAAGAGCGTTGGtgcggggaggaggaggaggaggagcgggggggggggggggaggaggaggaggagggggctgCAGCGGAGCGCGGCCCGCGCGGCCCGTCGACGCTGGCGCGCGGAGGCCCGGCccggccccagccccagccccgaGGCTCGGCATGACCTtccgcccggcccggcccggcccttACTGTGCAGCAGCTGGCGCAGCCCCCCCTCGTTACCTGCAAATTAAACACTTGAACCGGCAGCGGCATCTTCCACCCCCTGTGCCGCGGCACGCCGTCCACTTCCGGGGCAGCGCGGCGCCGCTTCCGGGTCGCGTCTCGGGGCGGGGTGCGCGCTGCTCTTAAAGGAGCCGCCGCCTTCTCAGGCTGGCTCCCGGCGCAGGGGTCCGGGTGGCCGTATGAGCCGCGCGAGGGGGGCGCTGTGCCGGGCCTGCCTTGCGCTGGCCGCGGCCCTGGCCGCGCTGCTGCTGCTCCCGCTGCCGCTGCCCCGCGCGCCCGTCCCGGTCCCCTCTTCTCGTAGTGCCCCGACCTCCGCCCGGACCCCCGCGGTCCCCCGCCTGCGGCCCGACGACGTCTTCATTGCGGTCAAGACCACACGGAAGAACCACGGGCCGCGTCTGCGACTGCTGCTGCGCACCTGGATCTCCCGGGCCCGACGGCAGGTGCGCGCCCCGCCTCGCTGCCCCGCACCTTTCCAGGCTTCCGGCCCCGGGCCTCCGCATCTGTCCACTCACCTGGGCCCTGCCGGAGCCCCCGGCGCCTCACAGGCAGTTTTTCCCTGCAGACATTCATCTTCACCGACGGAGACGACCCTGAGCTCCAGCTGCAGGCAGGTGAGAGTTGGCATAGGGTGGATGCGGCCTGGGCATCGAAGCTGCGTCCACTTGTCTGAGGTTCAGCGTCCTGTGATGGAGAGATCATCTCTAGGCTCTCTGTGTCAGGCCCAGGGTCCCGCAGCTCTTAACAGTACCAGAACACTTTTCTCCCCCAGCACAGCCAGTTCAGTGTCCAGCTTGCCTGCCAAGCTCCTGTTCCCAGGGCCTCTGGCCAGTGCCACATCCCCCGAGGATGACAGAGCTGGGAATTGTCCTTTCCAGGTCTGGTCCTGTTTCCACTTGTGGAATTGCAGTGGCAGTCATCTGCTTCAATCACTAGTGGTCAGAAGTGAGGGCTGAGCTGGGGGCTGCAGTTGGACCTGGGCTAGGTGGCCAGATAGCCAGGTTCTGGCCTGGACCTTGGGGCAGGCTGAGCGTGAACTCTCACGCTTCCCATTTCTCCAACTTGGCAGAAGGCCGTGTCATCAACACCAACTGCTCTGCCGTGCGCACCCGCCAGGCCCTCTGCTGCAAGATGTCCGTGGAGTACGACAAGTTCATTGAGTCTGGACGCAAGTGGGCAGTGGTCTTACCTTGTCCCCCCTCGCAGAGCCCAGGGCTGAGCAGGGTGGGGGCCCCTACCTGTGCTTGCCCCAGGGCACAGGGCTCTCCTCTGTCGGCAGGTGGTTCTGCCACGTTGATGATGACAATTATGTGAATCCTGAAGGCCTGCTGCACCTGCTGTCCACCTTCTCTCCCAACCAGGATGTCTACCTGGGACGGCCCAGCCTGGACCACCCCATTGAGGCCACTGAGAGGGTTCAAGGAGGTGGAACTGTGAGTGTCGCTTAGATGCCTCCCTGAGGCTGAGTTGAGAATGGGCTGAGAAGGGTGTGGGACAGGTGTCCTGGACCCAGGCCGTGTGGAGCTGGTAAGGCAGACTGTGTGGGAGTGAGGAGGTGTCCAGAGATTTACAGATGACTAGTTTTAGAAAACCCAAGCCCCTATACCCTGCATGGGCTCTCCTAAGGGTGACACTTCACAAGTCGAATGGAGGGTCTTCTCTACTGAGCAGCCTTGACCAGGGCTTCTCCATCTCTAGGTGACCACAGTCAAGTTCTGGTTTGCTACTGGTGGGGCTGGGTTCTGCCTAAGCAGGGGCCTTGCTCTCAAGATGAGcccctgggccaggtgagtggAAGCCCAACTGCTTGGGCtgagaggggcaggaggaggggagaggaaggccGAAGTGGCGCTGACCAGCCTCCTTCCCCAGCCTGGGAAGCTTCATGAGCACGGCCGAGCGGGTACGGCTGCCTGACGACTGCACAGTGGGCTACATTGTGGAAGGGCTTCTGGGGACCCGGCTGCTACACAGCCCCCTCTTCCATTCCCACCTGGAGAACCTGCAGAGGCTGCCGCCAGACGCTGTGCTCCGGCAGGTAGTCTCCCAGGCTTCCTGGTGCCCCAGCACCAGCCAACTTGGGATTCCTGTGTGGCTAGGGGTGGGCCCTGGGAAGTTCCTTACCTGTTAGACAAGGTGTCTCGGGAGCAGATGACCATGTCAAGTGTGAGGGCAGGGGTGGAGGTGGTGAGGTTCTCTCCAGCAGGGGGACTCTTGAGGCAGGTGTAAGATGGGAGAAAGCGCTGGCTCTCACATTCATCCCTGCACCTGTCCCAGGTCACCCTGAGCTATGGGGGCCCCGAGAACCCCCATAACGTGGTGAATGTGGCAGGAAGTTTCAGCCCACAGCAGGACCCCACAAGGTGAGTGGGCAGTGGCAGGGGCTCTGGTGGCAGGCCCTTCCCCACAGCCCtgactctgcttcctcccttctcAGGTTTCAGTCTGTGCACTGCCTTCTCTACCCAGACACAGACTGGTGTCCCCTGCAGAACAGGGGTGACCTTGCCTCTCGGTGATTGACGACCCCTGGTGGCTGCCCCCACCTGACCTCCACTGACTCCTTTAGGCCACCAATACAATGTGGCACTCACCAGAAGGCACTCAGGCTGCCTCAGATCTCCCACAACCCCCCAGCAAGCCGGGGACAGGTGCTTTGGGAGAGTGAGGACAACAAGACTGTGTGTGCTGCAGCCACCCAGGGACAACCTGAAGGACGGACAGTACTGCTGGGACCAAAGATGCCCGCCACACCCCTGGGCCAGCCCATGGGAAAGGTCTCTATCCTAGCATTGAGTGCTCACTCAGGAGGAGCTTGGCACCTAGCCTCTCAGCGCATCTTGTCCTCTTCACCTGCTGGGAGGCCTGAGCAGTGAGGAGGGGCTGCCCTCCCTGTGCAGACCATGTAAGTTGTGCTTGGTGAGGCACAGCACTCAGGACCAGCCCAAAGACTGTGCTCCCAGTGACAGCAGGCTCTCTGAACTGGGGCCTCCATTGCTAGCCTCCTTCCTGGGGGCCTCCAGGACTCTCTTCTCTACCTTGATTCAAATTAAGGACTTTTCCACTCTGAGCCCTGTGCCCCTAACCCCTTACCCTCCTGGGTCCATAAGGCAGCAGGAGCCTCTCCTTTGGGCCCCTAGGGAATGAGACAGCAGACGTGGTGCCTTCCATGGGGGCAGCGCAGGTAGTGGCCCCTCTGCCCATCTGCGCTGCCACAGTAGTGAGTAAAGGCTTCAGTGTCACTCAGTTTGGCTCTTGTCATAATCAACAGCTGGGACACCTGGCAGCCCATCTGCAGCTGTCCACACAGCAGATCCTCTTCATCCCTggagggctgggggaatggctcaaacgatagagtgcctgcctagtaagtgcaaagctctaagttcaaaccccagtatcacccaaaGAAAAGTTCTTCCTCTTCCTGGGGAGGCTGTGCCCTGGAAGGAGAGGTGCTATACAGAGGACaacacacatgtatgtgtatctCCTTTCTCAACACATCACAAAGCAGCTGATACACGTGTGTGTAGGGGGGTATGTGcaggtgtgcatgtgtgcatatgtagcTGTGTAGACACGGTGTGCACCCAGGCACATGTGCATGGGGCGTGTAGATGTGTACAAGTGGTCACTGGCTTAGGATGGTTCAATGTAGGATTTTTTGACTACATGGTGTAAGAGCATGCTTTACATGCTATAGAAATCCTACTCCCAAATTGTGAATTGTGATCTTTTTCTGGGCAAGGGGCCTTCTCTTTCAGTGCTGGATAGTGGCAGCTCCCAGTCAGTGATGGAGCTCCTGAGTTGGACAATTGTGTACCCGCTCTGAGGTGTGCTGTGAGGGCGTTGGACCAGCTAGTTGTATTAAATTCATTTTCCGTTTATGTTATTTTCAACTTGTGATAGACTTGTGCCTCTGCATTGtaagtcaaggagcatctgtGTGGGGAGGGCAGGGAGGCAACCATGTGACCATATGGGGGTCTGTGCATGTGGTTTCCATCCACCATGAGTAACACCCCAAAGTATGGGtgtgcacgcctataatcccctCATGTAGGAAGCTGAGGCTAGAGGATCAAAAGTTGaggacagggctggtggaggggttcaagtggtaaagcacctacctagcaagtgcgaggccctgagatcaaagcccactactgccaccaaaaaaaaaatttgaagttcgaagccagcctgtgtaattctcaaaaaaaaaaaaaaagacaacatccCAGGGACACTTGGGTTGTTCAACATTACAGGTATTGAGACCTTCAGCTGCTGGTGACCCAAGGAAAGGCACAGGCTCTAGGATGAGCAGCGTGGACTGCAATGAGTGGGAGGGTGGTGAGTGACTCTGCGTGCCTGAAGCAAGAGAAATCCTCCAGTTCTTAAAAGTTTTGGTAGAATTGTCCCAGCAACAGTGAGGTTTCGTGGAAGATGGTATCACCTGATGGCTGCAATCTTCTGCCACCTGCCTCTGTCCCCACACGTGGACATGTAGCTGGCTGTGCCTCGGTTCACACCAAATGTTCCTCcagatttctccttccttcctgatcTGCATCTGCCCACAGGCCCCACTCATGAACAGAATGTTGTTGGACTTCAGAGACCGTGGTGGGGAACATGTCCACTTCTATAGAAAGGGTGTCTGGGGCTAAGTTCCTGTGGATAGTTAACACCCAGAGCACGTGCCACCAACAGCAGACATTGTGTCCATGACCTCAGCAGTCATGTCACCCATGGCTAGGGATGAAAGAGACCTCTCCACTGTGGCAACAACTCCAAGGCTGGATTGTGTTGCAGACCTGTGAGCTAGCCCTGTgccatttctctcctttcttaatCCAAGTTCACTCATCTGGTCGTGTGTTTCTCCTAAGTGACTGGCTGCACGgctcctgttttgtgttgttgaGTTGTGATTATAAACTTTTTCTAACTAGTAATTTTCTGCTTTGATCCAAACAGTCATTTCTGGGTAAAACCAGTCCTGCAGCTCAGAGGGAGACTGACCATCACAGACTCAAGTCCCTGCTGATCTTGTTAGCTTAGACTGCAGAGGAACAGCTGCTGGCCTGGGGTTGAGAGAAAACAAATGCCTGCTACACCGTGGGGCATGAGTGGGGCCCAGAGATGGCGCTGGGGCTCCAGGAGCTGACACAGTGGGAAGCAGCCAGGGGGCCCTTTAGGCGGGTGCTGTTAGAGCCCCAGGACAGCCAGGTGGCCACGGGCACAGGTCAGTGAGGAGGGGGGTGCCCTGGCAGGTTATGAGGAAATGCCCAAACTCAGTGACCACCTCTTTCAGGTCTCCAAGCTAGAGTGTAAGCGCCGCCCTGAGACCCTCCTCAAATCCTACGCTCCATGCCCACTGGCGTGGGTCTAGGAAAGGATGGAGTTAGGCCAGACCGCCCCTCCCCAGATAGAGTGACCTACAGCCCAGAACTCAGCCTGGGCCACCTTAGAGCCTTCACAGGCTCAGGTGCACAGCCGCAGAACAATTCCATGTCTCAGAGAAGGTGGGCAGGAAGGGCCAGCATCTTGGGGCTGGTTTCATGTTCTGGGAAGGCAGCTGGTTAATTTGTTTTGCAGAAAAAAGGGCCTACAAGAAATACGCCAAAATGTTTGTCTATAGTTGTCTCTGAAAAACGAAAAAATTAgcaaagtttttttctcttttcttgtattttacaAATTTCCTATCAATGTATAATCAGAAAAATTGAAATTTCATTCACTAAAGgttcactggggtttgaactgaggacctctcgttctaccactggaaccattccaccagcccaaggttaaattttaaattgtgttgaGGCTGAGGACTTGCTTAGCTCGTGTGAGGCCCTTGATTCTATCCCCACCaccaagcaacaacaaaaagtttattGGACTTCCACCTCacgccattttctttttcttttttatttcttttattcatatgtgcatacaatgtttgggtcatttctcccccctgcccccccgccctctccctctccccccacctcctccctttcccccccaccccctcgaaacccggcagaaactattttgcccttatttctaattttgttgaagagagagtataagcaataaaaggaaggaacaagggtttttgctggttgagataaggatagctatacagggcattgactcacattgatttcctgtgcgtgggtgttaccttctaggttaattctttttgatctcaccttttctctagttcctggtccccttttcctgttggcctcagttgcttttaaggtatctgctttagtttctctgtgttaagggcaacaaatgctagctagttttttaggtgtctcacctatcctcacccctcccttgtgtgctctcgcttttatcatgtgctcaaagtccaatccccttgtcacACCATTTTCTTTAAGAGTGTTTGCTGAGCTTCAGTGCACTCCTGTATCATTACCTCCCAGGCACAAAGCCGGTGCTGGAGGAGTAAAGCCCCGCAGACTGGCTGGCATGGAAGAAGGCACTGGGGCTAGATGGGGAGGGGAGCAAGTGCTAAGGCCGTGGCTCTCTTTATTTGCaatttttcctcctccctgacaTTTATGTGTCACTCTGAACTCGCTTTCCCAGTCAGTCCTAGGCATGCAGAGTGGGGAGTTCTGAGGGGCATCCCTTCCCAGCTGAGGTTGAGCATGGGACTCTAACAGCCAGCCTCCCGACTCCCAGCGGTGGCTGGGAATGCAGACGGCAGGGGGCACTGCAGCACAAGAGCCTCTGGCGTGGGCCAGCAGGACAGGTTGGAGACCCAACTTGGGCACTTGGCAGCTTGGGCAGCCTTGCGCAAATTACTTAAgcactttattttctcttttgtaaaataaagaaaacagaattgaTCTTCTGGAATGTGTGAGTGGTTTGTTTCCTAGCAGCAATAtttgatggttgcacaactctggaTATAataaaaccactgaattgtacacaaGGGAGTGCCATCCAAGGCACATTTTAGGGGCACCTAGAGTTCTGAGCTCATTCTCCTGCAGGCAGACACCTGGTGTGTCCCAGTGAGAAGCCAGGATGGAGTGTAGGT is a window from the Castor canadensis chromosome 11, mCasCan1.hap1v2, whole genome shotgun sequence genome containing:
- the Gps1 gene encoding COP9 signalosome complex subunit 1 isoform X3, which codes for MPLPVQVFNLQVTRGGCASCCTGAVEPMQIDVDPQEDPQNAPDVNYVVENPTLDLEQYAASYSGLMRIERLQFIADHCPPLRVEALKMALSFVQRTFNVDMYEEIHRKLSEATRELQNAPDAIPESGVEPPPLDTAWVEATRKKALLKLEKLDTDLKNYKGNSIKESIRRGHDDLGDHYLDCGDLSNALKCYSRARDYCTSAKHVINMCLNVIKVSVYLQNWSHVLSYVSKAESTPEIAEQRGERDSQTQAILTKLKCAAGLAELAARKYKQAAKCFLLASFDHCDFPELLSPSNVAVYGGLCALATFDRQELQRNVISSSSFKLFLELEPQVRDIIFKFYESKYASCLKMLDEMKDNLLLDMYLAPHVRTLYTQIRNRALIQYFSPYVSADMHKMAAAFNTTVAALEDELTQLILEGLINARIDSHSKILYARDVDQRSTTFEKSLLMGKEFQRRAKAMILRAAVLRNQIHVKSPPREGSQGELTPANSQSRMSTNM
- the Gps1 gene encoding COP9 signalosome complex subunit 1 isoform X4 — encoded protein: MPLPVQVFNLQGAVEPMQIDVDPQEDPQNAPDVNYVVENPTLDLEQYAASYSGLMRIERLQFIADHCPPLRVEALKMALSFVQRTFNVDMYEEIHRKLSEATRELQNAPDAIPESGVEPPPLDTAWVEATRKKALLKLEKLDTDLKNYKGNSIKESIRRGHDDLGDHYLDCGDLSNALKCYSRARDYCTSAKHVINMCLNVIKVSVYLQNWSHVLSYVSKAESTPEIAERGERDSQTQAILTKLKCAAGLAELAARKYKQAAKCFLLASFDHCDFPELLSPSNVAVYGGLCALATFDRQELQRNVISSSSFKLFLELEPQVRDIIFKFYESKYASCLKMLDEMKDNLLLDMYLAPHVRTLYTQIRNRALIQYFSPYVSADMHKMAAAFNTTVAALEDELTQLILEGLINARIDSHSKILYARDVDQRSTTFEKSLLMGKEFQRRAKAMILRAAVLRNQIHVKSPPREGSQGELTPANSQSRMSTNM
- the Gps1 gene encoding COP9 signalosome complex subunit 1 isoform X5 yields the protein MPLPVQVFNLQGAVEPMQIDVDPQEDPQNAPDVNYVVENPTLDLEQYAASYSGLMRIERLQFIADHCPPLRVEALKMALSFVQRTFNVDMYEEIHRKLSEATRELQNAPDAIPESGVEPPPLDTAWVEATRKKALLKLEKLDTDLKNYKGNSIKESIRRGHDDLGDHYLDCGDLSNALKCYSRARDYCTSAKHVINMCLNVIKVSVYLQNWSHVLSYVSKAESTPEIAEQRGERDSQTQAILTKLKCAAGLAELAARKYKQAAKCFLLASFDHCDFPELLSPSNVAVYGGLCALATFDRQELQRNVISSSSFKLFLELEPQVRDIIFKFYESKYASCLKMLDEMKDNLLLDMYLAPHVRTLYTQIRNRALIQYFSPYVSADMHKMAAAFNTTVAALEDELTQLILEGLINARIDSHSKILYARDVDQRSTTFEKSLLMGKEFQRRAKAMILRAAVLRNQIHVKSPPREGSQGELTPANSQSRMSTNM
- the Gps1 gene encoding COP9 signalosome complex subunit 1 isoform X2, with protein sequence MRGSPAPSSASSSALDLCRSSPHSRADLRPGTAGDCSLSASLSACTLLSEGAVEPMQIDVDPQEDPQNAPDVNYVVENPTLDLEQYAASYSGLMRIERLQFIADHCPPLRVEALKMALSFVQRTFNVDMYEEIHRKLSEATRELQNAPDAIPESGVEPPPLDTAWVEATRKKALLKLEKLDTDLKNYKGNSIKESIRRGHDDLGDHYLDCGDLSNALKCYSRARDYCTSAKHVINMCLNVIKVSVYLQNWSHVLSYVSKAESTPEIAERGERDSQTQAILTKLKCAAGLAELAARKYKQAAKCFLLASFDHCDFPELLSPSNVAVYGGLCALATFDRQELQRNVISSSSFKLFLELEPQVRDIIFKFYESKYASCLKMLDEMKDNLLLDMYLAPHVRTLYTQIRNRALIQYFSPYVSADMHKMAAAFNTTVAALEDELTQLILEGLINARIDSHSKILYARDVDQRSTTFEKSLLMGKEFQRRAKAMILRAAVLRNQIHVKSPPREGSQGELTPANSQSRMSTNM